The window CCGATTATGCTGGCGCCAGCAAGTTGAAGGGGAAGGTCGCCCTAATCACTGGCGGTGATTCGGGGATCGGGCGATCGGTCGCCGTTCTTTACGCTCGTGAAGGAGCAGACGTCGCGATCATCTACTTGTCAGCCGAACAGTCCGATGCCGACGAAGTCGCCGAAGCCGTCTCGAAGGAAGGGCAGCGAGCATTGCTCATTCCCGGAGATGTTACCGACAAAACTTTCTGCCAACGGGCAGTGCAGCTGACGATCGACGAGTTTGGTCAGTTGGACATCCTGGTCAATAATGCAGCCTATCAGCAAACGCAGGAAAACTTCGAGGATATTACGGTCGAGCAATGGGAGAAAACCTTCCAGACCAATATCACTGGCTACTTTTTCATGGTCAAAGCCGCGCTAGGTCACTTGAAGGCCGGGAGCGCAATCATCAACACCGGCTCGATTACTGGCATGGAGGGAAGCAAAGCCCTTGTCGATTACGCATCGACCAAAGGTGCGATCCACGCGTTCACTAAATCGCTGGCGCAGAATCTCGCGGAGCGACGAATTCGCGTGAATTGCATCGCTCCGGGTCCAATTTGGACTCCCTTGCAACCAGTTTCCAAGCCACCCACCAAGGTTGCAGAACACGGTGCAGACACGCCGCTCAAGCGTCCTGGCCAACCAGAGGAAGTAGCACCAGCATTCGTATTCTTTGCATCGAACGCTGACTCCAGCTACATCAGCGGCGAGATTCTCACGATCCTCGGCTGGGAAACGCGCGCCGCGTAAAGGTACGGACTTCCTATCGAGGACAAAAGACATGGGGCCATGATCGACCGCCGCACCAAACAGTACGCAGCCTGGCTGATTCTCGCAATCACTGGTTTGCTCACGCCGCTTATCGCCTGGAAAGTTCAAGTCGCCCTCAACAGCAACAGCAATGACGTTCGCGATTGGCTTCCGGCTCAATACCCTGAGACTGCCGAATACAAGGAATTCTTTCGGCGGTTTGGCAGCGAGGATTTCGTGGCTGCCAGTTGGCCCGGCTGCACGCTCGACGATCCGCTCTTAGATCGATTTGCCGAGCGTTTGCGGACACCCGCCCGCCAGCGACTGATTCGCCATGTTTCTACTGGCACTGAGTTAGCGCGAGCGCTGCAAGAAGCACCGCTCAGTTTGAGCCATGACGCTGCCATCGGTCGCCTAAAAGGATCGATCGTCGGTTCCGATGAGCGAGCAACTTGCGCAGTTATCACGCTCACGGATGAAGGTCATCATTACCTGGCAGCTCCGCTCGCTGAAATTCGCGAGGCGGCAAAAGAAGCAGGGCTTCCCGCAGGCTCACTGAAGCTTGGAGGTCCACCGGTCGTCAATGCGGCGATCAATCAGGAGAGCTCGCAGTCACTTGTTCGTCTCGCCATGCTCGCGATGGGCATCGGCCTCGTCATCGCTTGGTGGTGTTTCAGAGACATGCAATTGACGTTAATGGTGCTCGCCGTGGGCCTCTTCAGCGCAACCGCCAGTCTGGCGGTGGTGACCCTCTGCGGAGTGCCGCTCAATGCGATCTTGATTACGATGGCGCCGCTGGTCTACGTGTCTGGCATGTCGGGCGGTATTCACCTGCTGAATTATTATCTCGATGCGGTGAAGGAGGGTACGCTCGACCCAGTGCAACATGCCGTCAAGCACGCCATGCTCCCCCTGGCGCTCGCAGCAGGAACAACGGCGATCGGTTTGATGTCGCTCGAATTCGCCGATTTGCTACCGATTCGCGAGTTCGGCCGGTTTTCAGCCATCGGAATTGTCATCAGCGTGATCGTGCAATTCACGTTGCTGCCTGCCTATCTGACTCTGTGGCCGCCGCGGCTCAAACACGGCAGCAGTCGCGAAGGGGACAAATCGAACTCATTGGACCGCTCGGTCGACTCTGCGATTCGCCAATTCGCAACGTGGGTCATCTTCCGTCGGAACTGGTTCACGGCTTTGTTCGTGCTGCTCATGGTTGTTGGCAGTTATGGCCTGGCACGCGTACAAACTTCCATCGAGATCATCCGTCTTTTTTCTCCTCGCACGCCAGTGCTTGCCGACTACGCTTTTCTCGAACAGCAGTTGGGCGGCCTGGTGCCCATGGAAGTCATCCTGCGGTTCGACAACAGCAGTCCTCACAGTATCGGTTCGCGTCTCGCATTGATGAGTGCGATTCAAAGTGATCTGCACACATTACCCTCGGTAAGTGGCAGCCTGTCAGCCGCCACTTTCGCTCCTCCGGTGAGCGGGCGGATTCGCTCGCTGACTGGCATCACCTTGCATCGTCGTTTGGCAAAAAGCGGTTATTTGATGGTCGAGGATAAGGCGGAATATTGGCGCATCAGCGTGCGCGTGCGAGCGGAAGACATCGACTACGATTTGTTTCACGAGCAGCTGGCTCAAAAGATTGCACCCGAAATCGCCGCGGCGGGCATGGCGCAGGAAGTGACTACCTCCTACACGGGAACCGTGCCGATTATTTACAAAGCCCGCCGCTCGCTGCTGCAAGGGATGATTCTGGGTTTTGGCACCGATGTGCTTTTGTTGGTCGTCGCTGCGGTCTTTGCCACGCGACATTGGTCCAACGGAGTGCTGCTGTTATTGGGGAGCATGTTTCCAATGGTCATTGTCTTCGGCTGGATGGGGCTGGCGGGAATCGTCGTTGATGTTGGCTCTGTCATGACGCCGTGTGTAGCCTTGGGGGTGACAGTCGACGATGTGATCCATTTCATACTTTGGTTCCGACGGGGCATTTCCAGCGGTCACCGCGTCGATGATGCCGTTCTGCTCGCTTATGACGGCTGTGCGCGTGCCATGTATCAAAGTTGGGGCGTGATCGGCTTAGGCCTGTCGGCCTTCGCCCTGAGCAGTTTTGTTCCCACTTTTCGCTTCGGCGCATTGATGATCGCGTTGCTCACAGTCGGACTCGCGGGCAACTTGATTTTTTTGCCGGCGCTGTTGAGTGGGCCACTTGGTCAATGGATCGCCCGAGCAGTTCGTCGGCAGCACCCAACTGTCGATGTCCCCGAACACAAGAGCTTGAATTGAGGTTGCTAGCGGGCGACAAAACGCAACAACCCATCCTTGCTTATCTTTGATTGCAAACGATTCCTCGTGCGACTTACCTGCGCCAATAATTGCCGCAAAAAGCGCGCGGTGAAATTAATTCTGGGAACCATTTCCCGCGCGTTTCAACAGCTAAGAATGTGAGTCTCTCTTGCTGCTTAGTAACATTTGCCACCGGCACACGCCCTGCAAATATGGTTACATCTGCCGTTTAGCTGCCACGTCCTACGCAAGACTCTTGGCTTGCGTCTCGCCTGTGGGACGATCTTAACCCCATCAAATCTCTATCGCGGCAATACCGTGGTCATGCACCGCGCTGGTTATGAACCTTCAGCCTTATAAAACTCCACCGCAGTGGTGGTCCCCGTGCCTCAATTCGTCTCGGATTGCCTTTTGGCGACCATTCCGCCGCATTCGAGCCCGGCACGAACATGGCTTTGTCGGAGCGGAGATTCAAGGTGCAGAAGTCATTCAGCAAGCCATTTTGGCAGGTCATGGAATCTTGATCGCGCCCAATCATCCGTCACATGCAGATCCGTTCGCATTGATGGAGGCGTCCGACGAACTTCATTTGCCCTTTCACTTTATGACCGCTTGGCAGGTGTTTGCGTCTACGCATCGGCTAGCGGCCCGCAGCGAATTAGTTGTGTGCCTACAACATGACGCATGCGGCGCTATCTGTCTGTCGTGAAGAAAGCTACAAACGAAGATTTTCGGTTTGTTGCTTGTCGCGGCGGTGCGGGACTCGCGGAGTTTTGTCCGGGAGGTTTTTATTCGGCCGGTGCGTCTGGCAGTCCATTCAGCGTCGCACGTTTTGCGTCCGCCATAGTGGGCGACGAACCGCTGATCGGTGGCGCTGCGTGCCGAGCTACGCTCGTGTAACGGCTCCAGTGCCACCGCCCGTTCAAGTCACTGATGACAACGGCAATTGGCGCAAGTACAAAGTCGTCGATTAACTCGACACGGACGGGTGAGCCTGTCGGCTCCGTCCAGTGGTATCGGATCATTGTTGCTTGCGCGATGGCTGGCTACAGAAAGTTGCTTCCGTTGGCTGGCAGGGCCTCATGCTCTATCGGCAAAAAGACGTAGCGACTTCCACTACATTATCTTTGCGACATTCGGCGACTCATCAGAGTTTGGCTTGCTCGATTCATGCGACTGGTACAGCGTGAACACCGCGCCGTTACGTTAAAAAGGCTTCGAGCTCTCATCCAAGAGAATTAGGCGGGCAGCGCTGGGGCCGTCGATGGGAATTCAGCAAGCCGTTGAAAAAGTTTCAAAAGCGCTAGTGTTAGTCCAAGTGCTCTGGAATTACGCAGCTAGCCTCACTTCGGACACGAGTTTTTCAACAGGCTTTCGCGACAAAGAATGGCAGAGCAAACATTTGCGCTTATAGCTATCCATGCAACTGCGCACCTAGATTCTGCTCATGCTAGGTGGATGTTTCATCAAATTCAACGATTGCATACCCGCCAGCACGTCTTCGAACTTACAAAATCTGCCAGAATGACTACGACAGCCGCGTTATTCCGTCAGGCCAGCCAGTACGCGAACTTTGCTGCATGTGTTACTGACTATCTGCGCCGGTGGCATGGCGTTCAGCAGAAGTGCTCTCTCGCGTCGGCAGGTCTACACGCGGTAACGATTGCTGACCATGATCGCACTTTTTGAAATAGCACCCTCGTCGGCGAGTTCGGCCGGAACCCAGCCGACGAGGGGCGTTGGGATATCGCCAACGCGTGGGCGCGCTTGCGATGGGAGCAATCATAGAAAAGTCAGACCCTGGCTGTATGTCGTTGAAAATGCTACGTAACCAAAAGTCGCGCGATCGAATTGGATTCACCGTGCTCGCCTTTGACTCTCGTGTTGCAGGTAAGAATTCCTGCGCTGCGCGCAAATGAAATGACATCGAGTGCCCACTTCGTGGATTCGACTAAACTACTCGAACGAGCTCGCTATATACCTGCAAGTCGGTACACGCCTTGCGAGGGATGGTTCGTTCACTTTTCAAATGGTTGGGCGCGTGTTGTTCGCAGGAGTTCAAGATGGAGTTGCTGGTGACGGCATTGCTGACGGGAGCGGTAACCGCGTGTGTGTGGGCCGCAACTAATCGTTTTCCGCCAAGGTTTACATCATGAGTCCGTGCTCAACGGCCCCAGGTGTAGCAATTTCAGATGTAGTTCAAAGGAGTGGATTTGTGAAGAATCGCGAAGTGAGTTCAAAGCCGCCTATCGCGGGCGACCTGGAAACAATGGCACATCAGGCGCTTCAAAGCTCACCATATCGCGACATCCGCCGCGTGCATTGCGAGGTCCGTGAAGGCGTCCTAACCCTTCAAGGACAAGTGAGCAGCTTCTACCACAAGCAAATCGCGCAAGAACACTTGCAGAGCAAGTTCGCCGGATGCGCGCTCGACAATCGATTAGTGGTTTCCGACGATTGAGAACTTGTCTTCGCCAGTAATAGTTGGCGTAATCGGTGTGGCCCTTAAGAATGTTGCATAAACCAGAGAATCGCACGATGGGTGAGTTCGGACCCATTTGCGAGATTCAGTTTTGCCTTGATCCGCTCTCGATACGTTTCGATTGTCGAGGGAGAGAGTTCGAGTTTTTGGGCTATCTTTTGAGTGTTGTCGCCTTGCCCAATCAAGGTGAAAATCTCAAGTTCACGTGCGGATAGTTGTGATTCCTCGTTCTGTGATTCGACGACGCTGGATTTGCGATTTGCAGGGTATTCCCGTGAGCGTTTCGCCATCCGCAGTGCTTCGAGAATCTCTTGGTTGGTAGACTGCTTGCACACATAGCCCGCCGCACCGGCGGCCAGCGCCCGGTTGGCGTAAACTGCGGCGTCGTACATCGACAGCACGAGAATAGCGGTTTTCGGCTCGATTACTCTGATCTGCTCCACCAAATGCAAGCCGTTTTCCTTCGAGAGAGAAATGTCGATCGTCACCAAGTTGGGACGCAACGACTGGAAACTTGCTAGGCCAGTGGCAACATCAGCTGCTTCACCGCACACTTCGAGATCTGGCTCAGCGGAGAGAAGTTCGCGCAAGCCGTTTCGAAATAGCTGATGATCGTCGACGATCAGAACTCGCCAGGTTGAGGGCTCGGATGCAGTTGTCGAAGTTGTCACCAGTCACTCCTGACAATTGGACTAGGAATTCAAGGTACAAGTTAGGACCGTCCCACGCTCTGCTCCGGCTTCAATCGAAAGCCGGGCACCGATCAGGCCGGCTCGATGCCGCATAATCCGCAGACCATCACCGTGTGTCTCCACGGCGGATTTGTCGCCGAAGCCCACACCGTCATCGCGTACGATTAGCTCTTCGCGCAGCGACTGACGAAGTTGAATCCAGATATGCTTCGGTTGGGCATGCTTTACTGCGTTATGCACGGCTTCGCTGGCGATTCTGTACAAATGTGTCGCCACAAAGCTGTTGGAAACAGGGACTGGAGAAACACACTCAAAAATACAGGCAATTCCATACGTCTGTTGCGTTCGTTCCGCCAGATCCTGCAAGGCATGCATGAGCCCATCGGGGGCGACTTCGACTGGCATTAGCCCTTTTGTCAGAATGCGAGACTGACGTTTGGCGTCCTGAGCTGCTTCGCGCAATGTAGTCGCCTTCTCGTGCAACGACGTGTCGACATTGCGTAAGTTCTCAGCCAGGCCGCCAGCTAACATGGCGATGCCAGCAATTTGTTGGCTGAGTCCGTCATGCATTTCCTGGCCCATCCGCTGCTGTTCCTGGTCGGCGATCATGGCCACTTCACGTTCGAGTCTCTTTCGCTCAAATACGTGTCCCAGTTGAACTGCGATGCTGGGAGCGATTTCAAGGAAACGCTCATCTTTCTTAGCGTGGCTTTCAGAATAAAATTCCAGCACGCCAACGATGTTGTTGTCCATGGAGATCGGTAGTGCGACGGCTGACTGAAAGCCGTAACGATGCGGATGCGAACGTGTCCAGCGCGGGACGCGCTCGACATCTTCGCACCAGATTATCTCGCCAGTTCGCGCAACTCGTCCGACGAAATCGTCCTGAATATTAAGTCGAAGTGTTTCGCTGGATTGACGAAAATCGGCTAACGAAAGTTCTGCGCCGGAGACCTCGTTCGTCGAAATACGCCAAATGCCACTGGAAGTCAAACACTGAGTTTCTTCCACGACTAGCCAGGCATGACCGACGATCCATTTACGAACCTCGCAGATGCGATCGATGGCCGCTTGCAAAGCCACATCAATCGACATCGCCTGATTGGCGGCGGTCGCGATATCGCGCAGCACAACCATGGCCTGTGACCGCGCTTGAACCTGAAGCTCCAATGATTCACTCAGTTCGCGAAGGCGTTGTTCGTTCAGGCGTAACAGCTCCTCGGCCTGTTTGCGGTCACTGATATTGACGAAAGTGATCACGACGCCATCAATCCGATTGTCGGCAGTGCGGTAGGGCAGAATGCGGCGCAAGTACCAGCGCCCGTTGCCACCGTCGATCTCCCGCTCAATGGGAATCAAAGTTTGCAGTACCGTCTCTGCTTGCGTTAGCAGTTCCGGATCGTGGAACTTCCGCGAAAGATCGTTCAGTGGCCGACCAATATCAGTGGCAATGAGTTCGACGAGGTCCTTGGCAGTGGGGGTGAAGCGGCGAATTCGGAACCTGGCGTCCAAGAACAAAACAGCGATATCTGTGCTGGTAAGCAAAGATGCGAGATCATTTCGAGCCGCCTCATGTTCCTCAATCTTGGTCTGCAATTGAGCGTTGACGGTCGTGAGTTCTTCATTCAGTGACTGCATTTCCTCGCGGCCGGTCTCCAGTTCTTCGTTGGTGCTTTGCAACTCTTCGTTGACGCTTACCACTTCCTCGTGCGAGGCACGCAGCTCTTCGTTGCTAGTTTGCAATTCCTCGATCGTGCTCTGCAACTCGTCGCGAATGCGGCGCAATTGGCCGGCTGTAACGTCTTCTTCAGTCTCCGCAGAGGCGGTTGGCTCCGCCTGGCTGAGAGCTATTTCGCCGCGATCCTGAAAACTCAGCACGAACAAACCACTGGCGGTCGCGGTCTCCAGCGGAGAGGCGGTGACAGCTATCCGATGCCGCTTGCCGTGGACATCGGCCCAGCCATCCGGCTCTAGGACCGTGACGTTCTGCGCTACCGAACGTTGCAACGCAACTCTGGCGGCAATGCGCACTCCGTCCCGCAGCAACGCCATCAGATCGCGGGTGGCTTCGCCGCGAGGATGGGTGAGAAACAGTTCTGTTTGTCCATGGAAATACACGATCCGAAACTCTCGATCGACAGTGACCGCCGCCGGCAGGTGATGCGTTAGTAGCGCGTGCCCGGTTAGCTGAGCTAACGAGGTCTTATTTGTAGTACGAGATTCGATGCGCGCAAACTCACGGTCGAACGTGGAAGCAGGACCGGGAATATCCACAGTCCCATGTCGCGTGGGACCGAGCCGGCGGAACAAGCGAGCGCGCCTGTCGATGGGCTCAAAAGCAGCACTGTCGGTGACGGTCTCGCTCGCGCCGAGGAAGAGTGTTCCCCCTTCGCGCAAGCCAAAGTGCAACAGACTCAAAACCCGCACTTGGATTTCGGGTTCCAAATAGATGAGCAGATTACGGCAAGAAATGATGTCGAGCCGCGAGAACGGCGGATCTTGCAACAGGTTGTGCGGCGCGAACACAACCCGCTCCCGTAGATCCTGTCGAATTCGATACAGCGCATCCTCCTGTTGGAAAAATCTCGCTAACCTATCAGGCGTGATCTCCGCTTCGATCCCACCCGGATATAACCCCTGCCTGGCGTTCTGCAACGTTCGTTCAGCCATGTCCGTGGCAAACACTTTGATATCGAAATGTTTGCCGGCGCGATCTGCTTCCTCCACCAGCAACATTGCCAGCGTGTAGGCCTCCTCGCCGCTAGAACACGCGGTGACCCAACAGCGAAGGGCGGTGTCCGACTCGCGACCAGCGATCAACGGCACGATGACGCGTTGCCGCAGCACTTCCCAAGCATCAGGGTCGCGAAAAA is drawn from Anatilimnocola floriformis and contains these coding sequences:
- a CDS encoding efflux RND transporter permease subunit, coding for MIDRRTKQYAAWLILAITGLLTPLIAWKVQVALNSNSNDVRDWLPAQYPETAEYKEFFRRFGSEDFVAASWPGCTLDDPLLDRFAERLRTPARQRLIRHVSTGTELARALQEAPLSLSHDAAIGRLKGSIVGSDERATCAVITLTDEGHHYLAAPLAEIREAAKEAGLPAGSLKLGGPPVVNAAINQESSQSLVRLAMLAMGIGLVIAWWCFRDMQLTLMVLAVGLFSATASLAVVTLCGVPLNAILITMAPLVYVSGMSGGIHLLNYYLDAVKEGTLDPVQHAVKHAMLPLALAAGTTAIGLMSLEFADLLPIREFGRFSAIGIVISVIVQFTLLPAYLTLWPPRLKHGSSREGDKSNSLDRSVDSAIRQFATWVIFRRNWFTALFVLLMVVGSYGLARVQTSIEIIRLFSPRTPVLADYAFLEQQLGGLVPMEVILRFDNSSPHSIGSRLALMSAIQSDLHTLPSVSGSLSAATFAPPVSGRIRSLTGITLHRRLAKSGYLMVEDKAEYWRISVRVRAEDIDYDLFHEQLAQKIAPEIAAAGMAQEVTTSYTGTVPIIYKARRSLLQGMILGFGTDVLLLVVAAVFATRHWSNGVLLLLGSMFPMVIVFGWMGLAGIVVDVGSVMTPCVALGVTVDDVIHFILWFRRGISSGHRVDDAVLLAYDGCARAMYQSWGVIGLGLSAFALSSFVPTFRFGALMIALLTVGLAGNLIFLPALLSGPLGQWIARAVRRQHPTVDVPEHKSLN
- a CDS encoding chemotaxis protein CheB, whose translation is MNENPSDEEIAQHSADNDRATHYVDNDEPPHLPFPVVGIGASAGGLESFIDFFKAMPPDSGLAFVLVQHLPPERESLLVDILARHTTMVVHEVRDGMRVEPNSVYAIKPGHTLTICKGLLHLGERLQRPMHTRPVDDFFKSLAEEQRERAICIIMSGMGSNGTAGAQAVKAVGGLCIAQDPEAAQYPSMPRHLIDAGYADYVLTADTMPSTLIAYAAHPYARGDGESPQELATREQHQLREVLAILRTRSKKDFSGYKQPTVLRRIQRRMGLCRIATLGEYARHLRQNPTEVTGLSDDLLIHVTGFFRDPDAWEVLRQRVIVPLIAGRESDTALRCWVTACSSGEEAYTLAMLLVEEADRAGKHFDIKVFATDMAERTLQNARQGLYPGGIEAEITPDRLARFFQQEDALYRIRQDLRERVVFAPHNLLQDPPFSRLDIISCRNLLIYLEPEIQVRVLSLLHFGLREGGTLFLGASETVTDSAAFEPIDRRARLFRRLGPTRHGTVDIPGPASTFDREFARIESRTTNKTSLAQLTGHALLTHHLPAAVTVDREFRIVYFHGQTELFLTHPRGEATRDLMALLRDGVRIAARVALQRSVAQNVTVLEPDGWADVHGKRHRIAVTASPLETATASGLFVLSFQDRGEIALSQAEPTASAETEEDVTAGQLRRIRDELQSTIEELQTSNEELRASHEEVVSVNEELQSTNEELETGREEMQSLNEELTTVNAQLQTKIEEHEAARNDLASLLTSTDIAVLFLDARFRIRRFTPTAKDLVELIATDIGRPLNDLSRKFHDPELLTQAETVLQTLIPIEREIDGGNGRWYLRRILPYRTADNRIDGVVITFVNISDRKQAEELLRLNEQRLRELSESLELQVQARSQAMVVLRDIATAANQAMSIDVALQAAIDRICEVRKWIVGHAWLVVEETQCLTSSGIWRISTNEVSGAELSLADFRQSSETLRLNIQDDFVGRVARTGEIIWCEDVERVPRWTRSHPHRYGFQSAVALPISMDNNIVGVLEFYSESHAKKDERFLEIAPSIAVQLGHVFERKRLEREVAMIADQEQQRMGQEMHDGLSQQIAGIAMLAGGLAENLRNVDTSLHEKATTLREAAQDAKRQSRILTKGLMPVEVAPDGLMHALQDLAERTQQTYGIACIFECVSPVPVSNSFVATHLYRIASEAVHNAVKHAQPKHIWIQLRQSLREELIVRDDGVGFGDKSAVETHGDGLRIMRHRAGLIGARLSIEAGAERGTVLTCTLNS
- a CDS encoding BON domain-containing protein; amino-acid sequence: MKNREVSSKPPIAGDLETMAHQALQSSPYRDIRRVHCEVREGVLTLQGQVSSFYHKQIAQEHLQSKFAGCALDNRLVVSDD
- a CDS encoding response regulator transcription factor, giving the protein MTTSTTASEPSTWRVLIVDDHQLFRNGLRELLSAEPDLEVCGEAADVATGLASFQSLRPNLVTIDISLSKENGLHLVEQIRVIEPKTAILVLSMYDAAVYANRALAAGAAGYVCKQSTNQEILEALRMAKRSREYPANRKSSVVESQNEESQLSARELEIFTLIGQGDNTQKIAQKLELSPSTIETYRERIKAKLNLANGSELTHRAILWFMQHS
- a CDS encoding SDR family oxidoreductase produces the protein MKTEPKSPLPAQSQVKPGLDSAMSPRPKYLAPDYAGASKLKGKVALITGGDSGIGRSVAVLYAREGADVAIIYLSAEQSDADEVAEAVSKEGQRALLIPGDVTDKTFCQRAVQLTIDEFGQLDILVNNAAYQQTQENFEDITVEQWEKTFQTNITGYFFMVKAALGHLKAGSAIINTGSITGMEGSKALVDYASTKGAIHAFTKSLAQNLAERRIRVNCIAPGPIWTPLQPVSKPPTKVAEHGADTPLKRPGQPEEVAPAFVFFASNADSSYISGEILTILGWETRAA